In Microbacterium cremeum, a genomic segment contains:
- a CDS encoding MarR family winged helix-turn-helix transcriptional regulator, which produces MTDRRLAIDAWESLFRAQHEIFGDVNDDFDDGTLSQAEYDVLLTVTRGDDMTARLRDVTANMLISQPSVSRLVDRMVARGLITKCADPDDGRGSLVRATDAGASLFRRVASAHGKAIAERMSLLSDDELTQLRNLTSKLRKNQPGC; this is translated from the coding sequence ATGACCGATCGCCGCCTCGCCATCGACGCCTGGGAGAGCCTGTTCCGCGCGCAGCACGAGATCTTCGGCGACGTCAACGACGACTTCGACGACGGCACGCTCAGTCAGGCCGAGTACGACGTCCTGCTCACCGTGACGCGCGGCGACGACATGACCGCGCGCCTGCGCGACGTGACGGCGAACATGCTGATCAGCCAGCCGAGCGTGTCGCGCCTGGTCGATCGCATGGTCGCGCGCGGCCTGATCACGAAGTGCGCGGATCCCGACGACGGACGCGGGTCGCTCGTGCGGGCGACGGATGCCGGAGCCTCCCTCTTCCGCCGGGTCGCCAGTGCCCACGGCAAGGCGATCGCCGAGCGGATGTCGCTGCTGAGCGACGACGAACTGACCCAGCTGCGGAACCTCACCTCGAAGCTCCGCAAGAACCAGCCCGGCTGCTGA